A genomic stretch from Canis lupus familiaris isolate Mischka breed German Shepherd chromosome 15, alternate assembly UU_Cfam_GSD_1.0, whole genome shotgun sequence includes:
- the TMEM69 gene encoding transmembrane protein 69, translating into MLHFIQKFPQASSKMLKYPFPVRLGVSRIETLSLKTCHQQKFSPLFPRPWFFSSFPVYMRKTQYYHTSPCSFKKKKQEVVPAKPPLTITYLLDSPKPALYITLAGLIPFVVPPVVMVMTKTYIPLLAFTQMAYGASFLSFLGGIRWGFALPEGSAAKPDFLNLANSTAPVVFSWFAFLISERLSEAIVTVIIGLGIALHIELFLLPHYPNWFKALKIVVTLVALFSFIITLLVKEIYPEKGPKRPGQIE; encoded by the exons ATGCTTCATTTCATCCAGAAGTTTCCTCAAGCATCTTCAAAG aTGCTGAAGTATCCTTTCCCAGTCCGACTAGGAGTCAGCAGAATTGAAACACTTTCTCTCAAGACATGTCACCAGCAGaaattttcccctttgtttccAAGGCCTTGGTTTTTCTCATCATTTCCAGTGTATATGAGGAAGACACAGTACTATCATACTTCCCCATGCAGCTTtaagaagaagaagcaagaagTAGTTCCAGCCAAGCCACCACTCACCATCACTTACCTGCTTGACAGCCCAAAGCCAGCATTATACATAACTCTGGCAGGACTAATCCCCTTTGTTGTTCCACCAGTGGTCATGGTGATGACAAAGACCTATATCCCCTTATTAGCTTTCACTCAGATGGCTTATGGAGCCAGTTTCCTATCTTTCTTGGGAGGGATCAGATGGGGTTTTGCTCTGCCAGAAGGTAGTGCAGCCAAACCAGACTTTCTCAATTTAGCTAATAGTACAGCTCCTGTTGTGTtctcatggtttgccttcctTATTTCTGAAAGACTCAGTGAAGCTATAGTCACAGTAATAATAGGTTTGGGGATAGCATTACACATTGAACTTTTTCTCTTGCCACATTATCCCAATTGGTTCAAGGCCCTTAAGATAGTAGTCACTTTAGTGgccttgttttcatttataatcaCTTTACTAGTTAAAGAAATTTATCCAGAGAAAGGACCCAAGAGACCTGgtcaaatagaataa